One Yoonia sp. BS5-3 genomic window carries:
- a CDS encoding rod shape-determining protein, whose amino-acid sequence MAGFGGLFSSDMAIDLGTANTLVYVKGKGVILSEPSVVAYHVKDGVKKVLAVGEDAKLMLGRTPGSIEAIRPMRDGVIADFDTAEEMIKHFIRKVHRRSTFSKPKIIVCVPHGATPVEKRAIRQSVLSAGARRAGLIAEPIAAAIGAGMPITDPTGNMVVDIGGGTTEVAVLSLGDIVYARSVRVGGDRMDEAIINYLRRQHNLLIGESTAERVKTSIGTARMPDDGRGQSMHIRGRDLLNGVPKETEISQAQVAEALAEPVQSICEAVMTALEATPPDLAADIVDRGVMLTGGGALLGQLDLALREQTGLAISVADESLNCVALGTGRALEYEKQLRHVIDYDS is encoded by the coding sequence ATGGCAGGCTTTGGTGGGTTGTTTTCGTCAGATATGGCGATTGATTTGGGCACAGCGAACACGCTGGTCTATGTAAAGGGCAAGGGCGTGATCCTGTCCGAGCCATCGGTGGTCGCCTACCATGTCAAAGATGGCGTCAAGAAAGTGCTCGCCGTGGGCGAAGACGCCAAGCTGATGCTGGGCCGCACCCCCGGCAGCATTGAGGCAATCCGCCCGATGCGCGACGGCGTCATCGCCGACTTCGACACCGCCGAAGAAATGATCAAGCACTTCATTCGCAAGGTGCACCGCCGTTCGACCTTTTCCAAACCCAAAATCATCGTCTGTGTACCGCACGGGGCGACACCTGTTGAAAAGCGGGCGATCCGTCAATCGGTCCTGTCGGCAGGCGCGCGGCGCGCGGGTCTGATCGCAGAGCCCATTGCTGCGGCAATCGGGGCGGGCATGCCCATCACCGACCCAACCGGGAACATGGTGGTAGATATCGGCGGCGGGACGACCGAGGTGGCGGTTCTGTCGCTGGGCGACATCGTCTATGCCCGCTCGGTTCGGGTCGGCGGCGACCGTATGGATGAGGCGATCATCAACTACCTGCGCCGGCAACATAACCTCTTGATCGGGGAAAGCACGGCAGAGCGTGTCAAAACCAGCATCGGCACAGCCCGCATGCCCGACGACGGGCGCGGGCAGAGCATGCACATCCGCGGACGCGACTTGTTGAACGGCGTCCCGAAAGAAACCGAGATCAGTCAGGCCCAAGTGGCCGAGGCTTTGGCCGAACCGGTCCAATCCATCTGCGAAGCGGTGATGACCGCGCTCGAAGCCACCCCGCCCGATCTGGCCGCTGATATCGTCGACCGGGGCGTGATGCTCACCGGGGGCGGCGCGCTGCTGGGGCAGCTTGATTTAGCGCTGCGCGAGCAGACAGGTCTGGCGATATCGGTCGCAGACGAATCGCTGAACTGCGTGGCGCTGGGAACAGGGCGCGCATTGGAATATGAAAAACAGCTGCGGCATGTGATAGACTACGACAGCTAG
- the uxuA gene encoding mannonate dehydratase, translating into MKETWRWFGPKDAITLPQIAQTGAEGIVTALHDIPYGEVWTAEAITERKDMIEAADFTWDVVESLPIHEAIKKGEGDLTPFFENYRQSMVNLAAAGLKTICYNFMPLLDWTRTDLAAPVPRGGTCLRFSAPKMAAFEIHMLGREAAHDDYDPAVIAAATTWYEQSDEAARATLLNAIMAGLPGAFDRYTIPELREVLKSYAGIGRNDLRQNYKRFLDEVMPTAQELGMNFCVHPDDPPRDILGLPRIVSNGEDIDWIMKAYDAPENGLTLCSGSLGANPANDVPEIARSFGDRIHFAHLRNVRKDPDGSFQEDAHLTGDTDMVAVIDELLEAESRDGKSIPFRPDHGHDLLMDAGLGTQAGYPLIGRLRGLAELRGVITALS; encoded by the coding sequence ATGAAAGAGACCTGGCGCTGGTTCGGCCCAAAGGATGCAATCACCCTGCCCCAAATCGCCCAAACCGGCGCTGAGGGGATTGTCACAGCCTTGCATGATATCCCCTATGGTGAGGTCTGGACGGCTGAGGCCATCACCGAACGCAAAGATATGATCGAAGCGGCAGATTTCACCTGGGACGTTGTCGAAAGCCTGCCGATCCACGAAGCGATCAAGAAAGGCGAGGGTGACCTGACCCCGTTTTTTGAAAACTACAGACAATCGATGGTCAATCTGGCCGCTGCCGGGCTAAAGACGATCTGCTATAACTTCATGCCACTGCTGGATTGGACCCGCACCGATCTGGCGGCGCCCGTGCCGCGCGGCGGCACTTGCCTGCGCTTTTCAGCGCCCAAAATGGCTGCTTTTGAAATCCACATGCTGGGCCGTGAAGCCGCCCATGATGATTACGACCCCGCGGTTATCGCCGCAGCAACAACCTGGTATGAGCAAAGCGATGAGGCCGCGCGCGCCACATTGCTGAACGCGATCATGGCCGGGCTGCCCGGGGCGTTTGACCGCTATACGATCCCTGAATTGCGCGAAGTCTTGAAAAGCTACGCAGGGATCGGCCGCAATGATCTGCGTCAAAACTACAAACGATTCCTTGATGAGGTGATGCCCACCGCCCAAGAACTGGGTATGAATTTCTGCGTTCATCCCGACGATCCACCGCGCGATATTCTTGGGTTGCCGCGGATCGTCTCAAACGGGGAAGACATTGATTGGATCATGAAGGCCTATGACGCCCCCGAAAACGGGCTGACGCTGTGTTCGGGCTCGCTCGGGGCGAACCCGGCGAATGATGTGCCCGAAATCGCCCGGAGCTTCGGGGATCGGATCCATTTCGCCCATCTGCGCAATGTGCGCAAAGACCCGGACGGGTCATTCCAGGAAGACGCCCATCTGACAGGCGACACCGATATGGTCGCCGTGATCGATGAACTGCTCGAGGCCGAAAGCCGCGACGGAAAATCCATCCCATTCCGGCCCGACCATGGGCATGATTTGCTGATGGATGCAGGTCTGGGCACACAAGCAGGCTATCCGCTTATCGGACGGCTGCGCGGGTTGGCAGAGCTACGGGGCGTGATCACGGCGCTTTCGTAA
- the mrdA gene encoding penicillin-binding protein 2 has translation MKRPPKDVIESARTISRRALVVGGVQLGVIGALGWRLQSMQVEQADEFRLLAEENRINIRLLPPARGLIFDRNGIPIAANEQNYRVVMVREDAGDVGAVLAKLTEIVEIAPDDLMRAMDEMQRRSPFVPVTIADRLSWEDVAQINLNTPALPGIQAEVGLSRVYPWGADLAHVVGYVGPVSDYDLSRIDDPDPLLQIPKFQIGKTGAENKLEQSLRGSAGTRRIEVNAAGRIMRELDRQEGDPGKDIQLTIDSRLQSYVQARLEGESAGAVVIDLENGDLRAIASAPSFDPNLFVRGISTTDWTGLNEDRYRPLAAKAVQGTYPPGSTFKMITLLAAMEEGLVAADETVYCPGFTDVFNVRFHCWKGGGHGNVNLHESLKQSCDCYYYEISQRVGIDKMAEMARKLGLGIRHDLPLSAVAQGLAPDKAWKTSVRGEDWRIGDTVNASIGQGYVLASPLQLAVMSARLATGREVTPRLIKLIDGVEQPTGLGDSLGLNENTLRRIRSSMYDVCNHRRGTAYGSRITDEARKMAGKTGTSQVRRITPEERAAGVTRNEDLPWERRDHALFVGFAPFDNPRYAVSVVVEHGGGGSRAAAPIARDIILQAQFGGPPPLEAYPSGLHDQIAAQQRRIEARIPPGAKGHGQV, from the coding sequence ATGAAACGACCGCCTAAGGATGTGATCGAAAGCGCCCGCACGATTTCGCGGCGGGCGCTTGTTGTGGGCGGCGTACAACTTGGCGTTATCGGGGCGCTGGGTTGGCGGCTGCAATCGATGCAGGTTGAACAGGCGGATGAGTTTCGGCTGCTGGCCGAAGAGAATAGGATCAACATCCGGCTTCTGCCGCCCGCGCGCGGTCTGATATTTGATCGAAACGGGATCCCCATTGCCGCAAATGAGCAGAATTATCGCGTCGTCATGGTCCGCGAAGATGCCGGTGATGTTGGTGCTGTACTGGCCAAACTGACCGAGATTGTTGAGATCGCGCCCGATGACCTGATGCGCGCGATGGATGAAATGCAGCGCCGGTCGCCCTTTGTCCCGGTGACGATCGCCGATCGACTGTCTTGGGAAGATGTCGCGCAGATCAATCTGAACACCCCGGCTCTGCCCGGAATCCAGGCCGAGGTTGGGCTAAGCCGCGTCTACCCATGGGGCGCCGATCTGGCGCATGTGGTCGGCTATGTCGGCCCGGTCAGTGACTATGATCTCAGCCGGATCGATGATCCCGACCCGCTTTTGCAAATTCCAAAATTCCAGATTGGCAAGACCGGCGCGGAAAACAAGCTAGAGCAATCGCTGCGCGGCTCAGCCGGGACGCGCCGGATTGAGGTGAACGCCGCCGGCCGGATCATGCGCGAACTTGACCGGCAAGAGGGCGATCCCGGCAAAGACATCCAACTGACCATCGACAGCCGCCTGCAGTCTTATGTGCAAGCCCGGCTCGAGGGGGAAAGCGCCGGGGCTGTTGTGATCGATCTTGAAAACGGTGATCTGCGCGCCATCGCGTCGGCCCCCTCGTTTGATCCCAACCTGTTCGTGCGGGGCATTTCGACAACCGACTGGACCGGCCTGAACGAAGACCGCTACCGACCGCTGGCCGCCAAAGCCGTGCAAGGCACCTATCCGCCCGGATCGACCTTCAAGATGATCACCCTGCTGGCTGCCATGGAAGAAGGGTTGGTTGCTGCGGATGAGACCGTCTATTGCCCTGGCTTTACCGACGTTTTCAACGTGCGCTTCCACTGCTGGAAAGGCGGCGGACATGGCAATGTCAATCTGCATGAAAGCCTGAAACAAAGCTGCGATTGCTATTACTATGAAATCTCGCAGCGGGTTGGCATCGACAAAATGGCCGAGATGGCGCGCAAACTGGGGCTTGGGATCCGGCATGACCTGCCCTTGTCGGCCGTGGCGCAGGGACTGGCCCCAGACAAAGCCTGGAAAACCTCGGTGCGCGGCGAAGACTGGCGGATCGGGGACACGGTCAACGCCTCAATCGGGCAAGGTTACGTTCTGGCCTCACCTTTGCAGCTGGCGGTGATGAGCGCACGTTTGGCCACTGGCCGCGAGGTGACGCCGCGCTTGATCAAGCTGATCGATGGGGTCGAACAACCCACAGGATTGGGTGACAGTCTGGGACTGAATGAAAACACGCTACGGCGGATCAGATCATCCATGTATGACGTCTGCAACCACAGACGGGGCACAGCTTACGGGTCGCGGATCACAGATGAGGCGCGCAAGATGGCGGGGAAGACCGGCACCAGCCAGGTGCGGCGGATCACCCCCGAAGAACGCGCCGCCGGGGTGACCCGCAACGAAGACCTGCCATGGGAACGGCGCGATCACGCGCTGTTTGTCGGCTTCGCGCCCTTTGACAATCCACGCTACGCGGTGTCGGTCGTTGTAGAACATGGCGGCGGTGGATCACGTGCAGCGGCCCCCATCGCGCGGGACATCATCCTGCAAGCACAATTTGGCGGCCCACCCCCGCTCGAGGCCTATCCATCAGGGCTGCACGATCAAATTGCCGCCCAGCAAAGACGGATCGAAGCACGGATCCCACCCGGGGCCAAAGGGCACGGCCAAGTATGA
- the kduI gene encoding 5-dehydro-4-deoxy-D-glucuronate isomerase: MTLKTEQRYAIDPVTTKALDTEGLRAHFHKDGLFADGEINLLYTHYDRFILGSAVPAGADLTLDHMAETGTSNFLDRREMGVLNIGETGTVTVAGETHTIENGELLYIGMGAGPVTFSGAGRYYITSAPAHRTCPTKLIKLSDARRIEMGSRETANERVIIQFLHPDVCDSCQLLMGYTQFQPGSVWNTMPAHTHDRRMEAYLYFDVPEDARVFHFMGQPDQTRHIIMGNEEAVVSPPWSIHCGAGTASYTFCWAMAGDNVDFTDMDMVAMDELR; encoded by the coding sequence ATGACGCTAAAGACTGAACAGCGCTACGCCATCGATCCGGTCACAACCAAAGCGCTTGATACCGAAGGCCTGCGGGCGCATTTTCACAAAGACGGATTGTTTGCCGACGGCGAAATCAATCTGCTTTACACCCATTATGATCGCTTTATCCTTGGCTCTGCCGTGCCTGCCGGTGCGGATCTTACCCTGGATCATATGGCCGAAACAGGCACCTCAAATTTTCTGGACCGCCGCGAGATGGGCGTTCTGAATATTGGAGAAACCGGGACTGTTACCGTTGCGGGTGAAACCCACACGATTGAAAATGGCGAGTTGCTTTATATTGGCATGGGTGCAGGGCCGGTGACATTCTCGGGTGCGGGCCGCTATTATATCACGTCTGCGCCAGCACATCGCACCTGCCCGACCAAATTGATCAAGCTGTCTGATGCCCGCCGCATCGAAATGGGAAGCCGCGAAACGGCGAATGAGCGTGTGATCATCCAGTTCCTGCATCCTGATGTCTGCGACAGCTGCCAGTTGTTGATGGGGTATACCCAGTTCCAGCCTGGCAGTGTGTGGAACACCATGCCGGCCCACACCCATGATCGCCGGATGGAGGCGTATCTTTACTTTGATGTGCCAGAGGATGCGCGCGTGTTTCATTTTATGGGCCAGCCGGATCAAACCCGCCATATCATCATGGGCAATGAAGAAGCCGTTGTTTCGCCCCCATGGTCGATCCATTGCGGTGCGGGAACGGCCTCTTACACGTTCTGCTGGGCGATGGCCGGTGACAATGTCGATTTCACCGATATGGATATGGTTGCCATGGATGAATTGCGGTGA
- a CDS encoding sugar kinase, with product MSLFANISNPSNSSPNKFRFVSIGECMVEMAPADKPGQFQMGFAGDTFNTAWYVKTLAPEWATRYVSRVGMDDVSDQLVHMMDDAGIDTAHMQRSKTRGAGLYLISVQDGERSFSYWRDHSAARQLADDETALIAATEDADIIYFSGITMAILDAAGRAKLLGVIKGAREAGKTIVFDSNLRPRLWANAEEMTQTVMQAAAASDIVLPSYDDEAAHFGDADIFATRDRYLDTGASVVVVKDGAGEVHYSKDGQTGFVKPPVAERIVDTTSAGDSFNAGFLVGLAQTGSMQDAIRLAATVAGQVIGQKGALVPLALDT from the coding sequence ATGTCGCTCTTTGCAAACATATCTAATCCGTCCAACAGCAGCCCAAACAAATTTAGGTTTGTGTCAATCGGGGAATGTATGGTTGAAATGGCCCCAGCCGATAAGCCCGGGCAATTTCAGATGGGTTTTGCGGGGGATACGTTCAATACGGCCTGGTATGTGAAGACTCTCGCGCCGGAATGGGCGACACGTTATGTCAGCCGGGTTGGGATGGATGACGTCTCGGACCAGCTGGTTCATATGATGGACGATGCCGGGATCGACACGGCCCATATGCAACGCAGCAAAACCCGCGGGGCCGGGCTGTATCTGATCAGCGTACAAGATGGTGAGCGTAGCTTTTCCTACTGGCGCGATCATTCCGCCGCGCGGCAACTGGCAGATGACGAAACCGCGCTGATTGCCGCAACAGAAGACGCCGATATCATCTATTTTTCCGGGATCACCATGGCCATTCTGGACGCCGCAGGGCGGGCCAAATTGCTTGGCGTGATCAAAGGCGCGCGCGAGGCGGGCAAGACCATCGTGTTCGACAGCAATCTGCGCCCCCGGCTTTGGGCGAACGCAGAAGAGATGACACAAACCGTCATGCAGGCCGCCGCCGCCAGCGATATCGTGCTGCCCTCTTATGACGATGAGGCCGCGCATTTCGGCGATGCTGACATCTTTGCAACCCGCGACCGTTATCTGGACACCGGCGCCTCGGTGGTTGTGGTCAAGGACGGGGCGGGCGAAGTGCACTATAGCAAAGATGGGCAGACCGGCTTTGTCAAACCGCCTGTGGCCGAACGGATTGTCGATACAACCTCGGCCGGGGATAGCTTTAATGCAGGCTTTCTTGTTGGACTGGCACAGACCGGGTCAATGCAGGACGCCATTCGCCTGGCTGCCACTGTGGCAGGGCAGGTCATTGGCCAGAAAGGCGCTTTGGTGCCGCTGGCCTTGGATACATGA
- a CDS encoding cupin domain-containing protein: MTDFPVVRPGENVTRQVLADHPNLMVVAFGFESEGAEGALHHHPHVQSTFVESGRFRFTIDDEVTEVGPGDSFVIPSNAVHGCVCLEPGRLIDCFTPRRDDFL; this comes from the coding sequence ATGACCGATTTTCCTGTGGTGCGTCCGGGCGAGAACGTTACGCGTCAGGTGCTGGCCGATCATCCCAATCTTATGGTTGTTGCGTTTGGTTTTGAAAGCGAAGGTGCCGAAGGCGCTTTGCATCATCATCCGCATGTCCAATCGACATTTGTCGAAAGCGGTCGTTTCCGGTTCACCATCGATGATGAAGTGACCGAGGTCGGCCCCGGCGATAGTTTTGTGATCCCGTCAAATGCCGTGCATGGCTGCGTCTGCCTTGAGCCAGGCCGCCTGATTGACTGCTTCACACCGCGCCGCGACGATTTTCTTTAA
- the kduD gene encoding 2-dehydro-3-deoxy-D-gluconate 5-dehydrogenase KduD — translation MSPFSLAGQTALVTGANTGIGQAIAVAMGRAGAHVICAGRSSCDETTGLIDKAEALKLDFADPMAAEDVFAGRQIDILVNNAGIIRRDDSVDFSQADWDDVMDVNLKAVFFTCQAFAKAALPRGHGKIINIASLLSFQGGIRVPSYTASKHGVAGLTKIMANEWAAKGINVNAIAPGYIETNNTEALRADADRNKAILDRIPAGRWGKADDIAETAVFLAAPASNYIHGAVLNVDGGWLAR, via the coding sequence GTGAGCCCGTTTTCGCTTGCGGGACAAACCGCGCTTGTGACCGGTGCCAATACGGGCATCGGGCAGGCCATCGCGGTGGCGATGGGCCGCGCCGGTGCGCATGTCATTTGCGCGGGCCGCTCATCTTGTGATGAAACGACAGGGTTGATCGACAAGGCCGAGGCCCTAAAGCTCGATTTTGCAGATCCGATGGCTGCGGAAGATGTCTTTGCGGGTCGGCAGATTGATATTCTGGTCAATAACGCGGGCATTATCCGCCGTGATGATAGCGTCGATTTTTCCCAGGCTGACTGGGATGACGTGATGGATGTCAATCTGAAAGCGGTGTTTTTTACCTGTCAGGCCTTTGCCAAAGCGGCACTGCCGCGCGGACACGGCAAGATTATCAATATCGCCTCGCTCTTGTCATTTCAGGGCGGTATTCGCGTTCCAAGCTATACCGCCTCCAAACATGGCGTGGCTGGGCTGACCAAGATCATGGCCAATGAATGGGCCGCCAAAGGCATCAACGTGAATGCCATCGCGCCAGGGTATATTGAGACGAATAATACCGAAGCGCTGCGCGCCGATGCTGACCGGAACAAGGCGATCCTTGACCGAATTCCAGCCGGGCGCTGGGGCAAAGCGGATGACATCGCCGAGACGGCTGTGTTTTTGGCCGCACCTGCATCAAACTATATCCACGGTGCTGTGCTGAATGTGGATGGGGGCTGGCTGGCGCGTTAA
- the mreC gene encoding rod shape-determining protein MreC, with protein MAKDKNSEDYIGPIRRLLVGLLVLALLGLFLVWRIDSPRVERFRAAAIDRVVPSFSWAMAPINGTLNLISDFQSYQQLRAQNQDLRRELQRLKAWREAALQLEQENAKLLDLNNVSLDPELTYVTGVVITDSGSPFRQSVLVNVGARDGIIEGWPTMDGIGLVGRIAGVGQNTSRVLLLTDTSSRIPVTIQPSGQKAILAGDNTLNPPLEFLEDTAMVRPGDRVVSSGDGGVFPADLLVGQVALGTDNRLRVRLSADYQRLEFLRVLRSQPHEDIADPEDLLAPDTEFFGPAALTPSSLATNELGDG; from the coding sequence ATGGCCAAGGACAAGAACAGCGAAGACTATATCGGCCCGATCCGGCGCTTGCTGGTCGGGCTGCTGGTTCTTGCGCTTTTGGGGCTGTTCCTGGTCTGGCGCATTGACAGCCCACGGGTCGAACGGTTCCGGGCCGCTGCGATTGATCGGGTTGTCCCGTCTTTTTCCTGGGCGATGGCCCCGATCAATGGAACGCTGAACCTGATCAGCGACTTTCAAAGCTACCAACAGCTGCGGGCCCAAAATCAGGACCTGCGGCGCGAGCTTCAGCGGTTAAAGGCCTGGCGCGAGGCCGCGCTGCAGCTTGAGCAGGAAAACGCCAAGCTACTGGATCTGAACAATGTCAGTCTGGACCCCGAACTGACCTACGTGACCGGCGTGGTGATCACCGATAGCGGCTCGCCTTTCCGGCAATCGGTCCTGGTGAATGTCGGCGCCCGGGACGGGATCATTGAAGGTTGGCCCACAATGGATGGGATCGGGCTTGTCGGGCGGATCGCCGGTGTCGGGCAGAACACAAGCCGGGTGCTGCTGCTGACCGATACGTCCAGCCGGATCCCCGTCACGATCCAGCCATCAGGGCAAAAAGCGATCCTTGCGGGGGACAATACGCTGAACCCGCCGCTGGAATTTCTGGAAGATACCGCGATGGTGCGGCCCGGTGATCGGGTGGTCTCTTCCGGCGATGGGGGCGTGTTCCCCGCCGATCTTCTGGTCGGGCAGGTGGCGCTTGGCACCGATAACCGGCTGCGCGTGCGGCTATCGGCCGACTACCAACGTCTTGAGTTCCTGCGCGTCCTCAGATCACAGCCCCATGAAGATATCGCCGATCCCGAGGATCTGCTTGCACCCGATACCGAGTTCTTTGGACCGGCGGCCCTGACGCCCTCATCGCTTGCGACGAATGAGCTTGGCGATGGCTGA
- a CDS encoding 2-isopropylmalate synthase, which produces MTKDKVLIFDTTLRDGEQSPGATMTHAEKLEIAELLDDMGVDIIEAGFPIASEGDFKAVSEIAERSKNSVICGLSRANFKDIDRCWEAVKHAAQPRIHTFIGTSPLHRAIPNLTQDEMAERIHECVTHARNLCDNVQWSSMDATRTEEDFLCRTVDIAIKAGATTINIPDTVGYTAPVESADLIRMLIEKVPGADEVIFATHCHNDLGMATANSLAAVEGGARQIECTINGLGERAGNTALEEVVMALKVRGDIMPYQTGIDTRKIMNISRRVATVSGFAVQFNKAIVGKNAFAHESGIHQDGMLKNRETFEVMKPEDVGLSGTSLPLGKHSGRAALRAKLSELGFDLADNQLKDLFVRFKDLADRKKEVFDDDLMALVYQNDSGDDRLKLKSLKVVCGTDGPQTADMVMEIDGTDVETSAAGDGPVDATFNAVKALFKHGARLQLYQVSAVTEGTDAQATVTVRMEEDGRIATGQSADTDTVVASAKAYINALNRLLVRREQSAPGYDVKGVSYKDAT; this is translated from the coding sequence ATGACCAAGGATAAAGTCCTGATCTTCGACACCACCCTGCGCGACGGCGAACAATCCCCTGGCGCAACAATGACCCATGCGGAAAAGCTGGAAATCGCCGAGCTGCTGGATGACATGGGCGTTGATATCATCGAGGCAGGCTTTCCCATCGCATCCGAAGGCGACTTCAAAGCCGTCAGCGAGATCGCCGAACGGTCCAAGAACTCTGTCATCTGCGGTCTGTCCCGCGCCAATTTCAAAGACATCGACCGCTGCTGGGAGGCGGTGAAACATGCCGCACAGCCGCGCATTCACACCTTCATCGGCACCTCGCCCCTGCACCGGGCGATCCCGAACCTGACGCAGGATGAAATGGCCGAACGCATCCACGAATGCGTCACACATGCCCGTAACCTCTGCGACAATGTGCAATGGTCCTCGATGGACGCAACGCGCACGGAAGAGGATTTCCTCTGCCGTACCGTCGACATCGCGATCAAGGCTGGTGCGACAACGATCAACATACCCGACACAGTGGGTTACACAGCGCCAGTGGAAAGCGCCGATCTGATCCGCATGCTGATCGAAAAAGTACCCGGCGCGGATGAGGTGATCTTTGCCACCCATTGCCACAACGATCTGGGCATGGCGACGGCCAACAGCCTTGCGGCCGTCGAAGGTGGCGCGCGACAGATCGAATGCACCATCAACGGGCTGGGCGAGCGGGCGGGGAATACCGCGCTGGAAGAGGTCGTCATGGCGCTGAAAGTGCGCGGTGACATCATGCCGTATCAGACAGGCATCGACACGCGCAAGATCATGAACATCTCGCGCCGGGTCGCCACGGTTTCGGGCTTTGCGGTGCAGTTCAACAAGGCCATCGTCGGCAAAAATGCCTTTGCCCATGAAAGCGGAATTCACCAGGACGGAATGCTGAAAAACCGCGAGACCTTTGAGGTGATGAAGCCCGAGGACGTGGGTCTGTCCGGCACGTCTTTGCCACTGGGCAAACACTCTGGCCGGGCGGCACTGCGCGCGAAACTCTCTGAACTGGGCTTTGATCTGGCCGACAACCAGCTGAAAGATCTGTTCGTGCGGTTCAAGGATCTGGCCGACCGCAAAAAGGAAGTCTTTGACGATGACTTGATGGCGCTGGTTTACCAAAACGACAGCGGCGATGATCGGCTGAAACTGAAATCCCTCAAGGTCGTTTGCGGCACCGACGGGCCGCAGACAGCCGATATGGTGATGGAGATCGACGGCACCGATGTTGAAACTTCGGCCGCAGGTGACGGCCCGGTTGACGCCACATTCAACGCGGTCAAGGCCTTGTTCAAACACGGTGCGCGGCTGCAACTTTATCAGGTCAGCGCCGTGACCGAAGGCACCGACGCGCAGGCCACCGTGACTGTCCGGATGGAGGAAGACGGACGCATCGCCACGGGCCAGTCCGCTGACACCGACACCGTCGTCGCCAGCGCCAAGGCCTATATCAATGCGCTCAACCGGCTGCTGGTGCGGCGCGAGCAATCCGCGCCGGGCTATGACGTCAAAGGCGTCAGCTATAAAGACGCCACCTGA
- a CDS encoding cupin domain-containing protein: protein MKSINLAEKLSLFQTHWDPKVIANYNDNDVMVVKFKGEYPFHQHASTDDFFLVLEGEMFMDIEGQDSIKVRAGELFIVPKGVVHRPRAEQEVKVLLIEPKGEPNSGDADRPAAAKDHI, encoded by the coding sequence ATGAAATCGATAAATCTTGCTGAGAAACTCAGCCTGTTCCAAACCCATTGGGATCCAAAGGTTATCGCGAACTACAACGACAATGATGTCATGGTCGTGAAGTTCAAGGGTGAATACCCCTTTCACCAGCACGCGAGCACAGATGACTTCTTTCTCGTCCTCGAGGGCGAGATGTTCATGGATATCGAAGGGCAAGACAGCATCAAAGTCCGCGCCGGTGAGCTTTTCATTGTCCCTAAAGGCGTTGTACACCGCCCCCGAGCCGAACAGGAGGTCAAAGTCCTGTTGATCGAACCAAAGGGCGAACCGAATTCTGGCGACGCGGATCGACCCGCTGCCGCCAAAGACCATATTTGA